Proteins encoded in a region of the Leptolyngbya subtilissima AS-A7 genome:
- a CDS encoding alpha/beta fold hydrolase, giving the protein MFVPPGFSSRSITTRYGRMVYYTPEGQPWEEPNRPEAKETLVFLHGFGGGSSAYEWSKVYPAFAADYRVLAPDLIGWGRSDHPVRDYQVDDYIAIITEFLEQTCDGPTTVIASALTAAFTVRAAIDRPDLFKSLIVTTLAGLAEFGQDYRLSGFAQFAQFVSLPILSQLLYNTGVANSFGIRSFLEQRQFAQPERVSPEIVEAYLQSAQQENAEYAALAFVRGDLCFDLSQYISQLTVPTAIIWGKKSEFTGPDIGRRLMAINPQAIQIFYQLDDAGLTPQLELPGVTIGLIRKFLPQLNTSAASDANVSTLPAE; this is encoded by the coding sequence ATGTTTGTTCCACCCGGTTTTTCTAGTCGCTCCATCACAACCCGGTATGGCCGCATGGTTTACTACACTCCCGAGGGCCAGCCTTGGGAAGAACCAAATCGGCCAGAGGCCAAAGAGACCCTGGTCTTTCTCCACGGTTTTGGGGGTGGTTCTTCAGCCTACGAATGGTCTAAGGTGTATCCCGCTTTTGCCGCAGACTATCGAGTGTTAGCCCCAGATTTAATCGGCTGGGGCCGCTCAGATCATCCGGTGCGAGACTATCAAGTAGACGACTACATTGCGATCATTACCGAGTTTTTAGAGCAGACCTGTGACGGGCCGACCACTGTCATTGCCTCAGCACTGACGGCTGCTTTTACGGTGCGTGCGGCTATTGATCGACCTGACTTGTTCAAATCGCTAATCGTTACCACCCTAGCTGGGCTAGCCGAGTTTGGCCAAGACTACCGCCTCAGCGGGTTCGCCCAATTTGCTCAATTTGTCAGTTTGCCAATCCTGAGTCAGCTACTCTACAACACCGGGGTAGCGAACAGTTTTGGCATTCGCAGTTTTTTAGAGCAGCGGCAGTTTGCTCAGCCAGAGCGAGTTTCTCCAGAAATTGTTGAGGCATATTTGCAATCAGCCCAGCAGGAGAATGCTGAGTATGCAGCCCTGGCTTTTGTGCGAGGCGACCTGTGTTTTGACCTGTCGCAATACATCAGTCAACTCACGGTGCCCACGGCAATTATTTGGGGCAAAAAATCTGAGTTCACTGGCCCAGATATCGGTCGCCGTCTTATGGCGATTAATCCCCAAGCGATTCAAATTTTTTATCAGCTCGATGACGCTGGACTGACCCCTCAGCTAGAGCTACCCGGGGTCACCATTGGCTTAATTCGCAAATTTTTGCCCCAGCTTAATACCAGTGCAGCCTCAGATGCAAATGTCAGCACTTTGCCCGCTGAATGA